A genomic stretch from Flavobacterium nitratireducens includes:
- the nirB gene encoding nitrite reductase large subunit NirB, with protein MIKIIVVGNGMVGYKFCEKFISKSGQEKYQITVFGEEPRRAYDRVHLSEYFAGKTADDLSLSTANWYEENNIILNTSELVTDIHKENKTISTHLENSYSYDYLVLATGSAAFVPPIEGVEKEGVFVYRTIEDLDAIMAYAAKIKQNGATEAAVLGGGLLGLEAAKAVRDLGLNPHVVEFAPRLMPRQLDKGASDMLRSKIEELNIKIHLSKSTQFIDGDKAITGMMFEEEELLKVDMLVISAGIKPRDELGRGAGLEVGVRGGIVVNNQMQTSDPSIYAIGEVALYNHMIYGLVAPGYEMADVAAEQILGNEKTMRESIDMSTQLKLIGVEVASFGDPFIEHQDGTPIVYENKFTGIYKRINVSKDGTKLLGGILVGDSSDYNSLFQIYINGMAVPKNPEDLILGARGGESSTMGSAMDLPDSAVICSCENVTKGSICCSITDGSCETLSDVVKATKATSGCGGCKPMVSDLVKAAQKSLGKEVKDVVCEHFTYSRQELYDIVKINKFTNHNEVLGTVGKGDGCEICRPVLSSIFSSIYNDTANKHVTSQDSNDRFLANIQRNGTYSVVPRMAGGEVTAEKLIAIGEVAKEYNLYTKITGAQRVDLFGAELNDLPSIWKKLIDKGFESGHAYGKSLRAVKSCVGNAWCRYGMDDSTTLAIELENRYRGIRSPHKLKGGVSACIRECAEARGKDFGVIAVEGGWNLYICGNGGANPKHAVLLAEQIDKDTVFKYMDRFLMYYIRTAGPLVRTSTWLEKLEGGIDYLKNVIINDSLGINAALEEEMQGLVDTFECEWKQAIEDPEMMKRFKHFSNSDDRDDNLEYIPLREQKMPKHW; from the coding sequence ATGATTAAAATAATTGTAGTCGGAAACGGCATGGTGGGTTATAAATTTTGCGAAAAATTTATTTCTAAGTCTGGGCAGGAAAAATATCAAATTACCGTATTTGGTGAAGAACCAAGACGAGCGTATGACCGTGTTCACTTAAGTGAATACTTTGCTGGTAAAACTGCTGACGATTTATCTTTATCAACAGCAAATTGGTACGAAGAAAATAATATCATATTAAATACTTCTGAATTAGTAACAGATATTCACAAAGAAAACAAAACAATATCCACTCATTTAGAAAATTCTTATTCATACGACTATTTAGTTTTAGCTACAGGTTCCGCAGCTTTCGTCCCTCCAATTGAAGGAGTGGAAAAAGAAGGAGTATTTGTATATAGAACCATAGAAGACCTAGACGCTATTATGGCTTATGCAGCCAAAATAAAACAAAACGGAGCAACCGAAGCTGCTGTTTTAGGAGGTGGATTACTAGGTCTAGAAGCCGCAAAAGCCGTTCGTGATTTAGGACTAAATCCACATGTTGTTGAATTTGCTCCTCGTTTAATGCCGAGACAATTAGACAAAGGAGCAAGCGATATGCTTCGTTCAAAAATAGAAGAACTAAACATCAAAATACATCTAAGTAAATCAACACAATTTATTGACGGTGATAAGGCTATCACCGGAATGATGTTTGAAGAAGAAGAACTGCTTAAAGTAGACATGCTTGTCATTTCTGCAGGTATCAAACCAAGGGACGAACTAGGAAGAGGTGCAGGACTGGAAGTTGGTGTTCGCGGAGGAATTGTGGTAAACAACCAGATGCAAACTTCTGACCCTTCCATTTACGCTATCGGAGAGGTTGCCCTATACAACCACATGATTTACGGTTTGGTTGCGCCAGGTTATGAAATGGCTGATGTTGCCGCTGAACAGATTTTAGGAAACGAAAAAACAATGCGTGAAAGCATTGACATGTCTACTCAATTGAAATTAATTGGTGTTGAAGTAGCCAGTTTTGGAGACCCTTTTATTGAGCACCAAGACGGAACTCCAATTGTTTATGAAAATAAATTCACTGGTATCTACAAAAGAATCAACGTTTCTAAAGACGGAACTAAATTACTTGGAGGTATCCTAGTAGGAGATTCAAGTGATTACAATAGTCTATTCCAAATTTACATCAACGGAATGGCAGTGCCTAAAAACCCAGAAGATTTAATCCTGGGAGCTAGGGGCGGTGAAAGTTCTACGATGGGTAGTGCCATGGATTTACCTGATTCGGCTGTAATTTGTTCTTGTGAAAATGTAACTAAAGGAAGTATCTGTTGTTCTATAACTGATGGAAGTTGCGAAACATTATCGGATGTTGTAAAAGCAACTAAAGCAACTTCTGGTTGTGGTGGTTGTAAACCAATGGTTTCTGATTTAGTAAAAGCAGCCCAAAAATCACTTGGAAAAGAAGTAAAAGATGTCGTTTGTGAGCACTTTACGTATAGTCGTCAAGAATTATACGACATTGTAAAAATAAATAAATTCACGAATCACAACGAAGTACTAGGAACTGTTGGTAAAGGTGATGGTTGCGAAATTTGCAGACCAGTACTATCTTCCATCTTCTCTAGTATTTACAATGATACAGCTAACAAACATGTGACTTCTCAAGATTCAAACGACCGTTTCTTAGCTAATATTCAACGTAACGGAACCTACTCTGTCGTGCCTCGAATGGCTGGTGGTGAAGTAACCGCAGAAAAATTAATCGCCATTGGAGAAGTTGCAAAAGAATACAACTTATATACAAAAATCACCGGAGCACAACGTGTAGATTTATTTGGAGCTGAATTAAACGACTTACCTTCTATTTGGAAAAAACTGATTGACAAAGGTTTCGAAAGTGGCCATGCTTACGGAAAATCTTTAAGAGCCGTAAAAAGCTGTGTAGGTAATGCTTGGTGTCGATACGGAATGGACGACAGTACAACATTAGCAATAGAATTAGAAAACCGTTACAGAGGAATCCGTTCTCCACACAAACTAAAAGGTGGTGTTTCGGCTTGTATCCGTGAGTGTGCTGAAGCCAGAGGAAAAGATTTTGGAGTTATCGCTGTGGAAGGCGGATGGAACTTATACATCTGTGGAAACGGTGGAGCAAATCCAAAACACGCAGTACTTTTGGCCGAACAAATTGATAAAGATACCGTATTCAAATACATGGATCGTTTCCTTATGTACTATATCCGTACGGCTGGTCCATTAGTTCGTACATCAACATGGTTGGAAAAACTAGAAGGCGGAATCGATTATTTGAAAAATGTAATCATCAATGACAGCTTAGGAATCAATGCCGCGCTGGAAGAAGAAATGCAAGGTTTAGTTGATACTTTCGAGTGCGAATGGAAACAAGCTATCGAAGACCCTGAAATGATGAAACGATTCAAACATTTCTCTAACTCAGATGACCGCGATGACAACCTAGAGTACATCCCATTAAGAGAGCAAAAAATGCCTAAACATTGGTAA
- the nirD gene encoding nitrite reductase small subunit NirD, with the protein MENVLNKYNSVTLNDVTVWFKAGKTSDFPADGGNCVKYKDKQIAVINFERRGEWYACQNVCPHKLEMVLSRGMIGSAEETPKIACPIHKKTFSLKDGSNLNGEDYTIATYPVKIVEGEVFIGFME; encoded by the coding sequence ATGGAAAACGTATTAAACAAATATAATAGTGTAACCCTAAACGATGTTACCGTTTGGTTTAAAGCAGGTAAAACCTCTGACTTTCCTGCTGATGGAGGAAATTGCGTTAAATACAAGGACAAACAAATTGCTGTAATTAACTTTGAAAGAAGAGGAGAATGGTATGCTTGCCAAAATGTATGCCCTCACAAATTAGAAATGGTACTTTCTAGAGGCATGATTGGTTCTGCTGAAGAAACACCAAAAATTGCCTGTCCAATCCACAAAAAAACCTTTTCCCTTAAGGATGGAAGCAATTTAAATGGCGAAGATTATACCATTGCTACCTACCCTGTAAAAATTGTTGAAGGCGAAGTATTCATTGGGTTTATGGAATAA
- a CDS encoding DUF4202 family protein, translating into MTYNKFQQASEWIDAENAQDPNIEIHESISFPKELLYSNRMYEKLIVFFPNASEEVQIAAKAQHICRWKIARESYPMDRVGYLKWREDLKKFHAKLTAEILEKAGYSTEFIARVSFLIEKKLLKKDEETQLLEDVICLVFLEYYLAPFVEKHDTEKLKNIILKTWNKMSEKGHQAALQINYSPENLQLIKDSFRIVIRPIMIKEAKAFSENLNFKQLKQMYLFALITIAITILLSQLLIQHNISSQLNDSRLINISGKQRMLSQRLAKEILILNSSSINSNIDEEVANIKKTLELWKSTHIALEKGNDSLNFPSEKSTTLSSLYTDIKPNVNKIDFAVQKFLSHNKETLSRDNYPKEIKTILDNVAIFLTKMNRIVSQYEYEASEKVTRQRNIEYGILTFTLLVLLLEFQYIFKPTNKKIEVLISKLILSEKRAIKLARDTETISIAKENSVKELKSLNFAMENTLLYCRISPQGKIIHMGEKFSKLLQYNPSFDNDKSFSKALTKVAKEQQEIEQIIADKQRSGWQGEINTTDRNGNKLWLDMSMIPVRIRKEESELLVICFNITIRKNAELEVERLNRENIIEKINQQKIISSKIVENQENEQNRIAREIHDGIGQMLTGLKFSLESINLDDKEKSAQKIEHLKKLSLDIIKGVRTATFNLMPPELSDHGIVSSIAKLTLELAKLTGKNVLFYNKTDFDQRLDSLIEINIYRLTQEAINNAIKYADSSHIIVQLSHSNNILSITVDDNGKSFDINTVEKKRNSESGMGLLFMKERVQYINGRVFINSIPGEGTRITFNIPI; encoded by the coding sequence ATGACATACAACAAATTCCAACAAGCAAGCGAATGGATTGATGCCGAAAATGCACAAGATCCTAATATAGAAATACACGAATCCATAAGTTTCCCTAAAGAACTTCTATACTCTAATAGAATGTATGAGAAACTTATAGTTTTTTTTCCTAATGCATCTGAAGAAGTACAAATTGCTGCTAAAGCACAGCATATCTGTCGCTGGAAAATTGCCCGTGAATCGTACCCAATGGATCGTGTGGGTTATTTAAAATGGCGTGAAGACCTGAAAAAATTCCACGCTAAACTTACTGCTGAAATCTTAGAAAAAGCAGGATACAGTACTGAATTTATTGCCAGAGTTTCATTCTTAATTGAAAAAAAACTACTTAAAAAAGACGAAGAAACCCAACTGTTAGAAGATGTAATTTGTTTGGTATTCTTAGAATACTACTTAGCTCCCTTTGTAGAAAAACACGATACCGAAAAGCTTAAAAACATTATTCTGAAAACCTGGAATAAAATGTCTGAAAAAGGACATCAAGCTGCTCTGCAAATCAACTACAGTCCTGAAAATCTACAATTAATTAAAGACAGCTTTAGGATTGTAATTCGACCCATTATGATAAAAGAAGCCAAAGCGTTTTCTGAAAATCTTAATTTTAAACAATTAAAGCAAATGTATCTATTTGCTTTAATTACTATTGCCATTACGATTCTGCTGAGTCAGTTATTGATTCAGCATAACATAAGCAGTCAACTCAATGACTCCCGTTTGATTAACATATCGGGAAAACAAAGAATGTTAAGTCAGCGGTTAGCTAAAGAAATTCTTATTCTAAATTCTTCTTCTATAAATTCTAACATTGATGAAGAAGTGGCTAACATCAAAAAGACACTTGAACTATGGAAATCTACTCATATTGCTCTTGAAAAAGGAAACGATAGTTTAAATTTTCCAAGTGAAAAAAGTACCACTCTTTCTTCTTTATATACAGACATAAAGCCCAATGTTAACAAAATAGATTTTGCAGTTCAAAAATTTTTGTCGCACAATAAAGAAACACTTTCTAGAGACAATTATCCAAAAGAAATAAAAACAATCTTAGACAATGTAGCCATTTTTCTAACCAAAATGAATCGCATTGTAAGTCAATACGAATATGAAGCTTCCGAAAAAGTAACCCGTCAACGTAATATTGAATATGGTATTCTAACTTTCACTTTACTAGTGTTACTATTAGAATTCCAATACATTTTTAAGCCTACCAATAAAAAAATAGAAGTCTTAATCTCAAAACTTATCCTCTCTGAAAAAAGGGCAATCAAACTTGCTAGAGACACAGAAACGATAAGCATTGCAAAGGAAAATTCAGTAAAAGAACTAAAATCATTGAATTTTGCAATGGAGAACACTCTTTTATATTGCCGTATAAGTCCGCAAGGTAAAATCATACACATGGGGGAGAAATTCTCTAAATTGTTACAATACAATCCCTCTTTTGATAATGACAAAAGCTTTTCCAAGGCATTAACTAAAGTTGCCAAGGAACAACAGGAAATTGAACAAATTATTGCCGACAAACAAAGAAGCGGTTGGCAAGGCGAAATCAATACAACCGACAGAAATGGTAACAAACTTTGGCTTGATATGTCGATGATTCCTGTTCGCATCCGCAAAGAAGAATCCGAATTATTAGTCATTTGTTTCAACATCACCATTCGTAAAAATGCCGAACTTGAAGTAGAGCGATTAAATCGTGAAAATATTATTGAAAAAATAAATCAACAAAAGATTATTTCTAGTAAAATTGTTGAAAATCAAGAAAATGAACAAAACCGAATTGCGCGAGAAATCCACGACGGAATTGGACAAATGCTTACGGGACTAAAATTTAGTTTGGAAAGTATTAACCTCGATGACAAGGAGAAATCGGCTCAAAAAATAGAACACCTTAAAAAATTATCTTTAGATATTATCAAAGGCGTTCGAACTGCTACTTTTAACCTAATGCCACCCGAATTAAGTGATCACGGTATTGTTTCTTCGATTGCTAAACTTACCTTGGAATTAGCCAAACTTACTGGAAAGAACGTCCTGTTTTACAATAAAACCGATTTTGACCAAAGATTAGATTCATTAATCGAAATCAATATTTATCGCCTTACGCAAGAAGCCATCAATAATGCTATCAAATATGCCGATTCATCCCATATTATCGTGCAACTTTCACATAGCAATAACATACTTAGCATTACCGTTGACGATAACGGAAAAAGTTTTGATATTAATACAGTAGAAAAAAAACGCAATAGTGAATCGGGAATGGGATTACTATTCATGAAAGAACGCGTTCAATACATTAATGGCAGGGTTTTTATCAATTCGATACCTGGAGAAGGCACCCGAATTACATTTAATATTCCTATATAA
- a CDS encoding response regulator transcription factor, which translates to MNQMIKVVLADDHFFVRDGIKSLLESEKNIEVVGEATDGQEALDVVTTTNPDLLIVDIRMPQYTGIEVVEKLRNQNNPVKIIVLSMHESEEYVLKSIKAGADGYLLKGSSKEEFMKALHAVANGGKYFTGDISSILINQLTNSSTSLDPKPALTEDLTITKREKEILTLLLSGKGNKEIAEALEISKRTAEVHRFNLMKKLKVKNLMELSNKATEYSLI; encoded by the coding sequence ATGAACCAAATGATTAAAGTTGTCCTTGCTGATGATCATTTCTTTGTAAGAGATGGTATAAAATCACTTTTAGAAAGCGAAAAAAATATTGAAGTAGTTGGAGAAGCTACAGATGGACAAGAAGCATTAGACGTTGTAACGACTACCAATCCCGACTTATTGATTGTAGATATTAGAATGCCTCAATATACAGGAATAGAAGTAGTTGAAAAATTACGAAACCAAAACAATCCTGTAAAAATTATTGTGCTGTCAATGCATGAATCTGAAGAATATGTCTTAAAATCAATTAAAGCGGGTGCCGATGGTTATTTGCTAAAAGGATCTAGCAAAGAAGAATTCATGAAAGCCCTGCACGCTGTAGCTAACGGAGGAAAATACTTTACAGGAGACATTTCGTCTATCTTAATTAATCAATTGACTAATTCCTCAACTTCTTTGGATCCAAAGCCGGCTCTTACCGAAGATTTAACCATTACCAAAAGAGAAAAAGAAATTTTAACCTTATTATTATCGGGTAAAGGAAACAAAGAAATTGCCGAAGCCTTAGAGATTAGCAAACGTACTGCGGAAGTACACCGTTTTAACCTAATGAAAAAACTGAAAGTCAAAAATCTAATGGAACTTTCAAACAAAGCTACCGAGTATTCATTGATATAA
- a CDS encoding MFS transporter: protein MKNTNSLSKSHRMLFLNTLAFTVCFACWTLNGVLVTYLVDKGIFNWSVVQVGWLLGIPILTGSIMRLPMGILTDKFGGKYVFSFLLLLCSIPLFLLPTADSFSMFAILSFLFGMVGTGFAVGVGYTSIWYPKEWQGRALGIFGMGNAGAAITTFIAPSLLNQFSASDPENGWKILPLIYGAVLLIIGIIFLIFAENKKLEKSTKTIPQMLSTLKNVRVWRFGAYYFLVFGCFVAYSQWLLPNFMNVYQTSLVMGGMFATMFSLPSGVIRAFGGYLSDKYGARKVMYWVLGSSVLLSALLMVPKMEITTAGAGIMAKKAGRVTEVSTTNIKVGETNIPLEAKKELSTDGSNIFPTKTSWQEVIVKENQEVVKKELLAKGITKINFDANMWVYLVLVILIGISWGIGKAAVYKHIPEYFPSEVGVVGGMVGLLGGLGGFCGPIIFSYLLTATGLWSSSWIFILLFSIICLVWMHITITNMMNKNQPELSKQIDVVK from the coding sequence ATGAAAAATACAAATTCTCTTTCAAAGTCGCACAGAATGTTATTTCTTAATACATTGGCTTTTACTGTTTGTTTTGCTTGCTGGACACTTAATGGTGTATTAGTAACTTACTTAGTTGACAAAGGTATTTTCAATTGGAGTGTTGTACAAGTAGGATGGTTACTTGGAATACCAATTTTAACAGGATCAATAATGCGTTTACCAATGGGTATTCTAACAGATAAATTTGGTGGAAAATACGTATTCTCTTTTTTACTATTACTATGTTCGATTCCTTTATTTTTACTTCCAACAGCAGATAGCTTTTCTATGTTTGCTATTTTAAGTTTTTTATTTGGAATGGTAGGAACAGGATTTGCTGTCGGTGTTGGTTATACTTCTATATGGTATCCTAAAGAATGGCAGGGAAGAGCTTTAGGTATTTTCGGAATGGGAAATGCAGGAGCGGCTATCACTACTTTTATTGCTCCTTCTTTATTGAACCAATTTTCAGCTAGTGACCCGGAAAACGGATGGAAAATCCTGCCGCTTATCTACGGAGCTGTCTTATTAATAATTGGTATTATTTTTTTGATATTTGCCGAAAACAAAAAATTAGAAAAATCGACTAAAACTATCCCACAAATGTTAAGTACGTTGAAAAATGTTCGGGTATGGCGTTTTGGAGCTTACTACTTCTTAGTATTTGGATGTTTTGTAGCTTACTCTCAATGGTTATTGCCAAATTTCATGAACGTGTACCAAACCAGTTTAGTTATGGGAGGTATGTTTGCCACGATGTTTAGCTTACCATCAGGTGTAATTCGTGCCTTTGGAGGTTATTTATCCGATAAATACGGAGCCAGAAAAGTAATGTACTGGGTACTGGGTTCATCAGTACTATTAAGTGCTTTGTTAATGGTGCCAAAAATGGAAATCACCACAGCAGGAGCAGGAATCATGGCTAAAAAAGCAGGTAGGGTTACCGAAGTTTCAACAACAAATATAAAAGTAGGTGAAACTAATATTCCATTGGAAGCTAAAAAAGAACTAAGTACTGATGGTTCTAATATTTTCCCAACTAAAACATCCTGGCAGGAAGTAATTGTAAAAGAAAACCAAGAGGTTGTCAAAAAAGAATTATTAGCTAAAGGAATCACTAAAATCAACTTTGATGCTAACATGTGGGTTTATCTGGTTTTGGTAATCCTGATTGGTATTTCATGGGGAATTGGAAAAGCGGCCGTTTACAAACACATTCCTGAGTATTTCCCTTCTGAAGTGGGTGTTGTAGGTGGAATGGTAGGACTATTAGGCGGTTTAGGTGGATTCTGCGGTCCAATTATCTTCAGCTACTTATTGACCGCTACCGGATTATGGTCCAGTTCCTGGATATTCATTTTACTATTCTCTATCATCTGTTTGGTTTGGATGCACATCACTATCACAAATATGATGAACAAAAACCAACCTGAATTATCTAAGCAAATAGATGTTGTAAAATAA
- a CDS encoding DUF1905 domain-containing protein codes for MNAKIKYQFSAETWQHPSPGGWYFISLPTTIATEIRTGLQSEEEGWGRLKAVAKTGKTEWKTAIWFDTKMKTYLLPLKAEIRKKERIIVGKKLQITLWL; via the coding sequence TTGAATGCAAAAATAAAATATCAATTTTCAGCTGAAACCTGGCAACACCCTTCGCCTGGAGGTTGGTATTTTATTTCTTTGCCTACAACTATAGCTACAGAAATACGAACAGGCCTGCAATCAGAAGAAGAAGGTTGGGGAAGATTAAAAGCGGTGGCCAAAACTGGAAAAACCGAATGGAAAACGGCAATTTGGTTTGATACTAAAATGAAAACTTACCTTCTTCCTTTAAAAGCCGAAATCCGTAAAAAAGAGAGAATCATTGTTGGAAAAAAACTCCAAATTACACTTTGGCTATAA
- a CDS encoding PH domain-containing protein: MGLFSAILGNAGTVSQEELQKDYGKLLISSEEIELGFKLIRDVFIFTNKRLILIDKQGVTGSKTEYKSITYKSISRFSIETAGTFDLEAELKIWVSSEQTPSIRKQFNKSVNVYDVHNVLATHVLK, from the coding sequence ATGGGATTATTTTCGGCAATACTTGGTAACGCAGGAACTGTAAGCCAAGAGGAGTTACAAAAAGATTATGGCAAACTACTTATTAGCAGCGAAGAAATAGAACTGGGCTTCAAACTTATTCGAGATGTATTTATCTTCACTAACAAAAGACTTATTCTAATTGACAAACAAGGTGTTACAGGAAGTAAAACAGAATACAAATCAATCACTTATAAAAGCATTAGTCGCTTCAGTATTGAAACTGCTGGCACCTTTGACTTGGAAGCGGAATTAAAAATTTGGGTTTCAAGCGAACAAACGCCTAGTATCCGAAAACAATTTAATAAATCGGTTAATGTTTATGATGTTCATAATGTTTTAGCCACACATGTTTTGAAATAA
- the guaB gene encoding IMP dehydrogenase, with translation MIAHNSKIIGEGLTYDDVLLVPNYSQVLPREVSIKTKFSRNITLNVPIVSAAMDTVTESSMAIAMAQEGGIGVLHKNMTIEQQAAKVRKVKRAESGMIIDPVTLPLTATVADAKAAMKEYGIGGIPVVDENQTLKGIVTNRDLRFEKNSTRPIVEVMTKENLVTVAEGTSLAEAEVVLQGHKIEKLPVVDQDNKLVGLITFRDITKLNQKPNANKDKYGRLRVAAALGVTADAVERATALVNAGVDAVIIDTAHGHTKGVVDVLKAVKAQFPDLDVVVGNIATPEAAQYLVENGADGVKVGIGPGSICTTRVVAGVGFPQFSAVLEVAAAIKGSGVPVIADGGIRYTGDIPKAIAAGADCVMLGSLLAGTKESPGETIIFEGRKFKSYRGMGSVEAMQTGSKDRYFQDVEDDVKKLVPEGIVGRVPYKGELNESMLQFIGGLRAGMGYCGAKDIATLQATGRFVRLTSSGISESHPHNVTITKEAPNYSR, from the coding sequence ATGATAGCACACAATTCAAAGATTATCGGTGAAGGTTTAACTTACGATGATGTATTATTAGTTCCTAATTACTCACAAGTGCTTCCTCGCGAAGTGAGTATCAAAACAAAATTCTCAAGAAACATAACACTTAATGTTCCTATTGTATCTGCTGCTATGGATACAGTAACCGAAAGTTCTATGGCTATTGCTATGGCACAAGAAGGTGGAATAGGTGTTTTACATAAAAACATGACTATAGAGCAGCAAGCTGCTAAAGTACGTAAAGTAAAACGTGCTGAGTCAGGTATGATTATCGATCCAGTAACTTTACCACTTACAGCTACAGTAGCTGATGCTAAAGCTGCGATGAAAGAATACGGAATTGGTGGAATTCCAGTAGTTGATGAAAATCAAACATTAAAAGGAATTGTAACCAACCGTGATTTGCGTTTCGAAAAAAACAGTACACGTCCTATCGTTGAGGTAATGACTAAGGAAAACTTAGTAACCGTTGCCGAAGGTACTTCATTAGCTGAAGCTGAAGTAGTTTTGCAAGGACATAAAATTGAAAAATTACCAGTAGTAGATCAAGATAATAAATTAGTAGGTTTGATTACATTTAGAGATATTACTAAATTGAATCAAAAGCCAAATGCTAATAAAGATAAGTACGGTCGTTTGCGAGTAGCTGCTGCATTAGGGGTTACTGCTGATGCTGTAGAAAGAGCGACTGCTTTAGTAAATGCTGGAGTAGATGCTGTTATTATTGATACCGCTCACGGACATACTAAAGGAGTGGTTGATGTTTTAAAAGCGGTTAAAGCACAATTTCCAGATTTAGATGTTGTGGTTGGAAATATTGCTACACCAGAAGCTGCTCAATATTTAGTAGAAAATGGTGCTGATGGAGTAAAAGTAGGTATTGGACCTGGTTCAATTTGTACTACACGTGTGGTGGCAGGTGTTGGTTTTCCTCAATTCTCAGCTGTATTAGAAGTAGCCGCTGCTATTAAAGGTTCGGGTGTTCCAGTTATTGCTGATGGAGGTATTCGCTACACAGGAGATATTCCTAAAGCTATTGCTGCCGGTGCTGATTGTGTAATGTTGGGTTCATTATTAGCAGGAACAAAAGAATCTCCTGGAGAAACTATCATTTTCGAAGGAAGAAAATTCAAATCCTATAGAGGAATGGGGTCTGTAGAAGCAATGCAAACAGGTTCAAAAGATCGTTATTTCCAAGATGTTGAAGATGATGTTAAGAAATTAGTTCCAGAAGGAATTGTAGGTCGTGTTCCTTACAAAGGGGAATTAAATGAAAGTATGTTACAATTCATAGGAGGATTACGTGCAGGTATGGGATATTGTGGAGCAAAAGATATTGCTACCTTACAAGCTACTGGACGTTTTGTGCGTTTAACTTCAAGCGGAATTTCTGAAAGTCACCCTCACAATGTTACAATAACGAAAGAAGCTCCAAATTATTCTAGATAA